In Helianthus annuus cultivar XRQ/B chromosome 3, HanXRQr2.0-SUNRISE, whole genome shotgun sequence, a single window of DNA contains:
- the LOC110933403 gene encoding uncharacterized protein LOC110933403, which yields MLGSIDCMHWEWHNCPTAWRGQYTRGDHDHPTLILEAVASQDLWIWHSFFRLPGSLNDLNVLYQSAIFSDVVNGTGPDTRFTVSGVEYRRGYYLADGIYPSWSTTVKTISFPDDEKRKKFANRQEAARKDIERCFGVLQKKWAIIQQPARAFTPKRLRLCMYVCLLLHNMIIEDECRAICEYDENASYRNTVPVDPTQQDLNSFALTNDYTHANLKHDLVEHIWNNVNVGDGDRDEDE from the coding sequence ATGCTTGGTAGCATTGATTGTATGCATTGGGAGTGGCATAACTGCCCGACTGCGTGGCGAGGCCAATACACGCGAGGTGATCACGACCATCCAACCTTAATACTTGAGGCCGTGGCGTCACAAGATTTGTGGATCTGGCATTCTTTCTTTAGGCTCCCTGGTTCACTCAACGACCTCAACGTGCTATACCAATCGGCGATCTTTAGTGATGTCGTTAATGGAACCGGTCCGGACACCCGTTTTACAGTTTCAGGGGTTGAGTATAGACGCGGGTATTATCTTGCTGACGGAATATATCCGTCTTGGTCTACAACTGTCAAGACTATTTCATTTCCCGATGacgaaaaaaggaaaaaattcgCCAATCGTCAAGAAGCTGCAAGAAAAGACATCGAACGTTGTTTTggtgttttacaaaaaaaatgggCCATCATTCAACAACCGGCACGTGCTTTCACACCGAAGAGGTTGCGCCTTTGTATGTACGTTTGCCTTTTGCTCCATAACATGATTATTGAAGACGAATGTCGGGCGATTTGTGAGTATGATGAGAATGCATCTTACAGGAATACTGTCCCGGTAGATCCGACGCaacaggatttaaactcgttcGCGCTAACCAACGACTACACGCATGCAAACCTTAAACACGATTTGGTAGAACATATATGGAACAACGTAAACGTCGGGGACGGTGACAGAGACGAAGACgaatag